The genomic region GCATGCAGCAGGCAATAGCCCAGTTCGCCTCCCTCGTTGATCGACCCCGGTGTCTGCGCCGAGGCATGGCTGGGGATGCCGCCAGGGAAGGAGAACTGCTTGAACAGCTTGAGCATGCCGGTCTCGTCCTCGGTGATTTCCGGGTAAAGCTCGGTATAACTGCCTTCCAGGTAGGTATTGGCGACGACGGCCGGACCGCCATGCCCCGGGCCGGTAATGTAGATCATGTTGAGGTCGTGCTCGCGAATGACCCGGTTGGCGTGGACATAGACGAAATTAAGCCCCGGTGTCGTTCCCCAGTGGCCCAGCAAGCGCGGCTTGATATGCTCTGGCAGCAAAGGCGTCTTGAGCAACGGGTTGGCATAGAGGTAGATCTGGCCGACCGAGAGATAATTGGCGGCGCGCCAGTAGGCATGCAATTGCGCCAATTGTTGAGCATTCAGGACATGGTCCGCGGCTTGGGATTGCATTGACATTCTCCTTGGGAGGGGCGTGATTCCATCATAACAGCAGGGAGGGGTATGGCAACCTTGAAACAATGAAGTTTCATCGTTGGCGACTTGGGCAGGCTGGTCCTATACTCTAGGACATGAATGCACAGACTTTGATGCAGTTATTGCTGGAAGTAGAGCGCGAGGATCCCATCGATTTTTCTGGATTGCCTTTTGACGTGGATGATCTGCGGCGGCTCGCCTGCCTCAATGTGGTAGAGATCATGCAGCAACTCCGGGCCGGCAATTCTGCGGAGGACGGGGAGATGGTCATGGCGGCCACTGTCACCCGCCTAGTGCTGGAAAATATGGTGTTGCAGGCAAGACTGGCCATTTTGTTGCAACAAGAGGGAGAGTAGGCCTTATCCGCCAATCAGGACATTGACTGCCCCTGGACCCATGACGATTCCACCTGTTCCTGTCATATCTCCAACGCGTGCTGCAGGCAGGCCATTGATGAAAACAGTCGATGATCCTTGGACTATGATGTCTATCCCGTTGCCATGACCCCTGCAAGCCCCTGGTTTGCCACCAATCAGCACGGTGGCGATGCCAGTATTGATTGGCTTAATGGGCTGAGTAGGCAGGAGAATATGCATCAGCATATCCCCCATTCGGGCAGCAGGTTTCATGGGGGCCTTCCTTAGTTGATGTGGATCATACTTCCCTTGAGGGCCAATATGCTGGTAGCGCTAATTTCGGCAGTGGCTTCACTGTTCAGTTTGAGGGATCCAGCCTTTATTTCAATATTTTGTCCATTCATCTTGATATCGTTGCCTTCCAGGGACAAACAACGGCTTTGCAAATGTATTCCGGCTTGGCTGAAATGGATGGAATTGTTGTGTTGATCTTCAAGCACGAGACTTTCTTTTTCATCCTTGCTCAGTTTTAACAATGGACCGTTCTGGGTGGATATTTGTATTTCCTGTCCTGCGTCATCCAGCGATAGCAATAACCCGTTGGGGCTTTTGTAACCATACTGGCTTGGATTGGCCCATGGTCTTGGC from Methylobacillus flagellatus KT harbors:
- a CDS encoding PAAR domain-containing protein; protein product: MKPAARMGDMLMHILLPTQPIKPINTGIATVLIGGKPGACRGHGNGIDIIVQGSSTVFINGLPAARVGDMTGTGGIVMGPGAVNVLIGG